The following proteins are co-located in the Deltaproteobacteria bacterium CG2_30_66_27 genome:
- a CDS encoding 2-deoxy-D-gluconate 3-dehydrogenase: MSLDLFDLRGRVALVTGASKGLGRAMAMGLAKAGADLAVCARDAGGLRETRAAAEALGVHAEVFTMDVLREESVREAVDSVAAAFGKIDILVNNAGVNVRKPTLELSGEEWDRVLDTNLKGYFLVAREVGRHMVARGCGKVINISSIFGAVGMNNQLAYACSKGGINQMTKVMAIEWAPHNVNVNAIGPTYFETPLVAALRNDPERFRFINERTPMGRWGQPEELEGTVIFLASKASDFITGQTIYVDGGWTIW, translated from the coding sequence TTGAGCCTGGATCTGTTCGACTTGAGGGGACGGGTGGCCCTCGTCACGGGGGCCTCGAAGGGGCTCGGGCGCGCCATGGCGATGGGGTTGGCGAAGGCCGGGGCCGACCTTGCGGTGTGCGCCCGGGATGCAGGGGGGCTTCGGGAGACCCGCGCGGCGGCGGAGGCGTTGGGTGTGCACGCGGAGGTTTTCACGATGGACGTTCTGCGGGAGGAGAGCGTCCGGGAGGCGGTCGATTCCGTTGCCGCGGCGTTCGGGAAGATCGACATCCTGGTGAACAACGCGGGCGTCAACGTTCGCAAACCGACCCTCGAGCTTTCCGGGGAAGAGTGGGACCGTGTCCTCGACACCAACCTGAAGGGGTACTTCCTCGTGGCCCGGGAGGTCGGGCGGCACATGGTCGCGCGGGGGTGCGGAAAAGTCATCAACATCTCCTCGATCTTCGGCGCCGTCGGGATGAACAACCAGCTGGCGTACGCCTGCAGCAAGGGCGGCATCAACCAGATGACGAAGGTGATGGCGATCGAGTGGGCGCCCCACAACGTCAACGTGAACGCCATCGGGCCGACGTACTTCGAGACCCCCCTGGTGGCTGCGCTTCGGAACGACCCCGAGCGGTTCCGGTTCATCAACGAGCGGACGCCGATGGGCCGCTGGGGGCAGCCGGAGGAGCTCGAGGGGACCGTCATCTTCCTGGCCTCGAAGGCGTCGGATTTCATCACGGGGCAGACGATCTACGTCGACGGAGGGTGGACGATATGGTGA